A region from the Drosophila mauritiana strain mau12 chromosome 2L, ASM438214v1, whole genome shotgun sequence genome encodes:
- the LOC117142093 gene encoding uncharacterized protein LOC117142093 has translation MMSTSGHSLKTDTQSRRSVKSHPSKLHVFEYAAPQDLDVVAIIYKYYLEDFRNFTEEERQLRLSSLDAIDMLHTIEQVHNDVATLRLENHIMVEFLEKNDPKLLLGLRQRRTSILRKLQTKRGSAQGSHGINSRHSSSKRSIPMSVNQLVSISGISAPEKRRGMDYKLNFKAKAEMAEKRAAEVEKRVADIERNAMTEVKQLRAKIEELRFRSEETIETENNFMLHFLRDENDVAFLESATERQIERKLRKFTSNWFKNARALLGTMKLTIVSLQETCQQHRADLITKSDLSGILTAVDFEKLIIKRTELVNQLEEKNIHMAGLKGVTGKTSLAMTEEKQAMMNLETEMRTVLNRTDEVTRAIQKLEKEVAAVQMHNTKDYVTLDELRAQLQDYEAPSVSEYIERKEEAHVLEKEEKMLQRKIYILNMKLNNAIRRRNRLEEN, from the exons ATGATGAGCACGTCAGGACACAGCCTTAAAACCGATACGCAGAGCAGACGCTCGGTGAAATCTCATCCAAGCAAACTTCACGTATTCGAATATGCTGCTCCGCAGGACTTGGACGTCGTGGCTATTATCTACAAGTACTATCTGGAGGACTTTCGCAACTTTACGGAAGAAGAGCGTCAACTGCGATTGTCCAGTTTGGACGCCATCGACATGCTCCACACTATAGAGCAAGTGCATAATGATGTGGCTACTTTAAGGCTGGAGAACCACATAATGGTCGAATTCCTCGAGAAGAACGATCCAAAGTTGTTATTGGGATTGAGACAGCGCCGTACTTCCATTCTTAGAAAGTTGCAAACAAAGCGAGGATCGGCGCAGGGAAGTCATGGCATAAATAGCCGACACTCCAGCTCCAAACGCTCGATACCAATGTCAGTGAACCAGCTAGTATCCATAAGTGGCATATCTGCTCCAGAAAAGCGACGTGGAATGGACTACAAACTAAATTTTAAGGCCAAAGCCGAAATGGCAGAGAAAAGAGCGGCTGAGGTGGAGAAGCGGGTCGCAGATATTGAAAGAAACG CCATGACTGAAGTGAAACAGTTAAGAGCCAAGATAGAAGAGCTGCGTTTTCGTAGTGAAGAAACCATTGAGACGGAGAACAACTTTATGCTCCACTTTTTAAGGGATGAGAACGATGTAGCCTTTTTGGAGTCTGCAACCGAGCGACAGATTGAACGGAAATTACGCAAGTTCACTTCAAATTGGTTTAAAAATGCACGCGCTTTACTAGGAACGATGAAGTTAACCATAGTATCGCTTCAAGAAACATGTCAGCAGCATCGGGCGGATTTGATAACCAAATCAGACCTGAGTGGTATCCTGACGGCTGTAGATTTTGAAAAACTTATTATAAAGAGAACCGAGCTGGTGAATCAACTGGAAGAAAAAAACATCCACATGGCGGGACTTAAAGGAGTCACAGGAAAaacgtccttggccatgactgAGGAAAAACAGGCCATGATGAACTTGGAAACAGAAATGCGTACCGTTCTGAATAGAACGGATGAAGTCACGCGAGCCATTCAGAAACTGGAAAAGGAGGTGGCCGCAGTTCAAATGCACAATACCAAGGACTACGTGACTCTGGATGAGTTGAGAGCGCAGCTCCAGGACTATGAGGCCCCCAGTGTCAGCGAGTATATCGAGCGAAAGGAAGAGGCCCACGTCCTTGAAAAGGAAGAAAAAATGCTGCAGAGAAAGATCTACATCCTCAATATGAAGCTCAACAATGCCATACGTCGGCGAAATCGGCTCgaagaaaattaa
- the LOC117142101 gene encoding ribonuclease P protein subunit p30 — translation MEQTKPFYDFSIPYNKDDSVLRDLLNELVETGYKTVAIDQSFDHSKKEAGKRGSEMFPEPHKIEHLRKEFQDKLKILQRITILYVDVNVAHAMSVSHNLRKFNLIAGQPKTDAALTHCCTAFNGDLITFDPAAGSRLLVNRKAYQVAVRRGMFFEIKYAPAICDSNNRKDMIKIAQNYCTKGKSKNVIFSSGAAHQFQLRGPYDVANLAFIFGLSEDQGKNAVDRHCRQLFLKAESRRLGKTIMFVKGNGPIIYSDSSEDEKSTEEDEMKGLKPQIGKADAFEVKDETEHAIKRLKVA, via the exons ATGGAGCAAACAAAACCATTTTACGATTTCAGCATACCCTACAACAAGGACGACTCGGTGTTGAGGGACCTGCTTAACGAGCTGGTGGAAA CGGGCTACAAAACAGTGGCCATCGACCAGAGTTTCGACCACAGCAAGAAGGAGGCGGGCAAGCGAGGGTCCGAGATGTTTCCCGAGCCTCACAAGATCGAGCATCTGCGCAAGGAGTTTCAGGACAAGCTGAAGATCCTGCAGAGAATCACCATTCTCTACGTAGACGTCAATGTGGCCCACGCGATG AGTGTCTCCCATAATCTGCGGAAGTTCAATCTCATCGCTGGCCAACCGAAAACAGATGCCGCCCTGACG CACTGCTGCACTGCCTTCAATGGGGACTTGATAACCTTTGATCCTGCGGCTGGGTCCCGACTCTTGGTAAACCGAAAAGCATACCAGGTGGCAGTCCGTCGGGGCATGTTCTTCGAAATTAAATACGCTCCAGCTATCTGCGATTCGAATAACAGGAAGGACATGATAAAGATCGCCCAGAACTATTGCACGAAAGGGAAGTCCAAGAACGTTATCTTCAGCAGTGGTGCGGCGCACCAATTCCAGCTGAGAGGACCTTACGATGTTGCTAATTT GGCCTTTATCTTCGGCCTGTCAGAGGAccaagggaaaaatgctgtgGATCGGCACTGCCGGCAACTTTTCTTAAAGGCTGAGTCGCGGCGTCTGGGTAAAACCATCATGTTTGTCAAAGGAAACGGTCCCATAATATACTCGGATAGCTCGGAGGACGAGAAAAGCACCGAAGAGGATGAAATGAAGGGTCTAAAACCGCAAATTGGAAAAGCGGATGCATTTGAAGTCAAAGACGAAACTGAGCACGCTATTAAACGACTTAAAGTGGCGTAG
- the LOC117142083 gene encoding tRNA-dihydrouridine(16/17) synthase [NAD(P)(+)]-like, translating into MGNDEDAAAQRPSKPTGYNFYRSSLGSPRYVVAPMVDQSELAWRMLCRRYGAELCYSPMYHANLFATDPKYRKDALQTCPEDRPLIIQFCGNDAQQILDAALLAQDHCDAVDINLGCPQAIAKRGHYGSFLQDEWELLTEIVSTLHAKLAVPVTCKIRIFEDLEKTIRYAKMLEAAGCQLLTVHGRTREQKGPLTGVADWNYIKNVRQHIKIPMLANGNILALDDVHRCLTETGVDGVMSAEGNLHNPAIFKGVSPPVWQMAHEYLELVQLYPCPSSFIRGHLFKLFHHIMNIRQNSELRQYLATANQLVQFQAVVQQVRAKYEPFHKGEVPYEPEQMAAGSEEDLPLSPWLCQPYIRASPESHRQKIAEKVREAEDPNRAKRQYFDKDGKEISRKRMKKLRRRQRRPNKTEAQIQHRHERRLEYCSECANPQGSKCEFQLCRVCCKDRCYNNDRDCPGHGILIKSRRAKAKLFEEPIAPKEHQEVTRTSDDDLTIAPTDAQEPL; encoded by the exons ATGGGGAACGATGAAGACGCCGCGGCCCAAAGACCTAGCAAGCCCACCGGCTACAACTTCTACCGCTCCTCCTTGGGATCCCCGCGTTATGTAGTGGCTCCCATGGTGGATCAAAGCGAGCTGGCCTGGCGAATGCTGTGCCGACGCTATGGCGCCGAACTCTGCTACTCGCCAATGTACCATGCGAACCTCTTCGCCACAGACCCCAAGTATCGCAAGGATGCCTTGCAGACGTGTCCCGAAGACAGGCCATTGATCATCCAGTTCTGTGGCAACGATGCTCAACAAATCCTGGATGCAGCACTCCTGGCGCAGGACCACTGCGACGCGGTGGACATAAATTTGGGTTGTCCTCAGGCCATTGCCAAGAGGGGTCACTACGGATCCTTCCTGCAGGATGAGTGGGAGCTGCTGACAGAGATTG TGAGTACACTGCACGCAAAACTAGCCGTTCCTGTGACTTGCAAGATTCGCATCTTCGAGGACCTCGAGAAGACCATTAGGTATGCCAAAATGCTGGAGGCGGCCGGCTGCCAGCTCCTGACTGTCCATGGCAGGACCAGAGAGCAGAAGGGTCCGCTGACCGGGGTGGCCGATTGGAACTACATTAAGAATGTTCGGCAGCACATCAAGATTCCAATGCTTGCCAACGGAAACATCCTGGCCCTGGACGACGTTCACCGTTGTCTGACTGAAACAGGAGTCGATGGTGTTATGAGCGCCGAGGGTAACCTGCACAATCCGGCCATCTTCAAAGGAGTCTCCCCGCCCGTCTGGCAAATGGCACATGAGTACTTGGAGCTCGTTCAGCTCTATCCGTGCCCGAGTTCCTTTATACGGGGACATCTCTTCAAGCTCTTCCATCACAT TATGAATATCCGGCAGAACTCTGAGTTACGGCAATACCTAGCCACTGCAAATCAGCTCGTGCAATTCCAAGCCGTCGTGCAACAAGTGCGGGCAAAATATGAGCCGTTCCACAAGGGCGAGGTGCCATACGAGCCCGAACAAATGGCTGCTGGGTCAGAGGAAGAT CTGCCACTTTCTCCCTGGCTTTGTCAACCATATATACGCGCCTCACCCGAATCCCATCGCCAGAAGATTGCCGAAAAGGTGCGCGAGGCTGAGGATCCTAACCGAGCCAAACGGCAGTACTTCGACAAGGACGGCAAGGAGATCTCCCGCAAGCGGATGAAGAAACTGCGGAGACGCCAGCGAAGACCCAACAAAACGGAGGCTCAGATCCAGCATCGGCACGAGAGGCGCCTGGAATACTGCTCGGAATGCGCCAATCCCCAGGGATCCAAATGCGAGTTCCAGCTGTGCCGCGTGTGCTGCAAGGACAGGTGCTACAACAACGATCGGGATTGTCCTGGCCACGGGATTTTGATCAAATCCCGCCGAGCCAAGGCCAAGCTTTTCGAGGAGCCCATCGCGCCGAAGGAGCACCAGGAGGTGACGAGAACTTCAGACGACGACCTGACGATAGCTCCAACGGACGCGCAGGAGCCACTTTGA
- the LOC117142054 gene encoding uncharacterized protein LOC117142054 produces the protein MSTTAAGLKSGSKGAYGVRSETDHIITISTASLTESHSENPVKGVVTPVRKPHSLGSEDSPENIIPGEQAEPDKKPLHLCRLSQLVSYQSNIADVQHRKGRRLHGLQLPLHPLQLFGWLVLLLFGVASYWVLIPAFHARIQGPLYGLITGLYLVHIASHLTALLTDPADKELRRVHRNDRIVPEFDRSKHSHVIENGRCHLCNIRTSSSRTKHCSVCNKCVGKFDHHCKWLNHCIGSRNYVAFLMCVVSAVVATLVIVAAVVAQIVFYYIQPDWLSFYWCPTDSSHTIESGDFINITLSLGNGTMMLIEQHTSEEDVHQEMWDEEQANMTISTLPTLLENFTALIEASSTQPGISPTNHTVTQPVVTGIGLNETIFLFLLGVLGLLAAVSAGLLLHLCFFHIYISFLGLTTYEYIRNHRQAQDAKTKQLLEGAPGVGAPKNGNVHFSASLPEPHNPSKSLPGGQQLYCCSSAPHPSQHSQESVGQTEQSLRLHCCASSREFHQSGQAIYVCSLLEEAVPQIQVEPDTLSSFHCCSSFAASSLQRRVSLAKGSLISAEPRHLRPATYLQYTEQCTLCTFRLRRGSGPGTGSSGAVSSAGGSSSTRTLTSQTGGSSASATAAGNISKHQRWRRKWNCCAAVPDSPDLPNDLLAALTFRESEEAAAAAKLNAQELPIQFIRTLNGGLDQELPLKTTTATPTPPRSSRLRYMLRLLGRYRRPRCRHGAHHGIAAKEHQNIGGSAIKQNQIRPLQLQAAGRGYANSTATPTPPASSPSRSSLESSDLSTSTSPSCGNKELMLLPTSVIRDDSVTTYTLTLPPALPPPTRRKMNQTTQELAELAETLGFASNLQHSQHNSQTNSRTLPSFGNVYRRQRRKHFLRTRSPTLSPIHESGLSNPTSPQPLRHHHQNLANSNSNPAKAMSSPTLNRNSGSANSSALLVQNLCSLAGETLRKTASNSSLQSLSSNSSST, from the coding sequence ATGTccacaacagcagctggaCTAAAGTCGGGATCCAAAGGAGCCTACGGCGTCAGGTCGGAGACGGATCACATCATAACCATCAGCACTGCCAGCTTGACGGAGTCGCACAGCGAAAATCCCGTAAAGGGAGTAGTGACTCCAGTAAGGAAGCCCCATTCCCTGGGAAGTGAAGATTCCCCAGAAAACATAATTCCCGGTGAACAGGCTGAGCCAGATAAAAAACCCCTGCACTTGTGCCGGCTCTCGCAGCTGGTGAGCTACCAGAGTAACATCGCTGATGTCCAGCACCGGAAGGGAAGACGCCTACACGGATTGCAGCTGCCACTGCATCCCCTCCAACTTTTTGGTTGGCTCGTCCTCCTCCTGTTTGGAGTGGCTAGCTACTGGGTGCTCATTCCGGCCTTTCATGCCCGCATACAAGGACCGCTCTACGGACTAATCACCGGGCTCTATCTGGTGCACATCGCCTCTCATTTGACGGCTTTACTGACAGATCCTGCGGACAAGGAGTTGCGGCGAGTGCATCGGAACGATCGGATTGTCCCGGAATTTGACCGGTCGAAGCACAGTCACGTGATAGAAAACGGGCGGTGCCATCTGTGCAACATCCGGACCTCTTCGAGCCGCACCAAGCACTGCTCCGTGTGCAACAAGTGCGTTGGCAAGTTTGATCACCACTGCAAGTGGCTGAACCACTGCATCGGATCGCGTAACTATGTGGCCTTCCTGATGTGCGTGGTCAGCGCTGTGGTGGCCACCCTGGTCATCGTGGCCGCCGTGGTGGCCCAGATCGTTTTCTACTATATCCAGCCAGACTGGTTAAGCTTCTACTGGTGCCCCACGGATTCGAGCCACACAATTGAAAGCGGCGACTTCATAAACATCACCCTAAGCCTGGGCAACGGCACCATGATGCTGATAGAGCAGCACACTTCGGAGGAGGACGTTCATCAGGAAATGTGGGACGAGGAGCAGGCAAATATGACCATCTCGACTCTGCCCACTCTTCTGGAGAATTTTACAGCTCTTATAGAAGCGAGCTCAACGCAGCCTGGAATTAGCCCCACGAATCACACCGTAACACAGCCAGTAGTGACCGGAATCGGATTAAACGAAACCATTTTCCTGTTCCTGCTGGGAGTTCTGGGACTGCTCGCCGCTGTGAGTGCGGGTTTGTTGCTCCACCTATGCTTCTTTCACATCTACATCTCCTTCTTGGGACTGACCACCTATGAATACATTAGGAACCACCGTCAGGCTCAGGATGCCAAGACCAAGCAGCTTCTGGAGGGAGCTCCCGGCGTGGGGGCGCCCAAAAATGGAAACGTACACTTCTCGGCTTCATTGCCCGAGCCACATAATCCGTCCAAGTCCTTGCCAGGAGGTCAGCAGCTCTACTGCTGTTCCAGTGCCCCACATCCAAGCCAGCACTCACAGGAATCGGTTGGTCAAACAGAGCAATCCCTGCGGTTGCATTGCTGTGCAAGCTCCAGGGAGTTCCACCAGAGCGGGCAGGCCATCTACGTTTGCTCGCTTCTGGAGGAGGCAGTTCCGCAAATCCAAGTTGAACCGGATACTCTGAGTAGCTTCCATTGTTGCTCTAGCTTTGCAGCTAGTTCCCTGCAGCGCAGGGTCAGCTTGGCTAAAGGATCGCTGATCTCAGCCGAGCCACGTCATCTGAGACCAGCGACTTATCTGCAATACACCGAGCAGTGTACCCTCTGCACTTTCCGCCTAAGAAGAGGATCAGGACCAGGGACAGGATCTTCAGGAGCTGTAAGCAGCGCCGGTGGTAGCAGTAGCACTCGCACATTGACCAGTCAAACTGGCGGCTCCTCCGCTTCGGCCACAGCAGCCGGGAATATTTCCAAGCATCAGCGGTGGCGAAGGAAATGGAATTGCTGCGCCGCCGTACCAGATAGCCCCGACTTGCCCAATGACCTTCTTGCTGCCCTAACGTTTCGCGAAAGCGAGgaagcagcagcggcagccaAATTAAACGCCCAGGAGCTGCCTATCCAGTTTATACGCACGCTTAACGGCGGCTTGGACCAGGAGCTGCCTCTGAAGACAACAACAGCCACTCCCACGCCACCTAGAAGTTCCCGGCTCCGCTACATGCTGCGTCTACTGGGACGCTATCGAAGACCACGCTGTCGCCATGGGGCCCATCATGGAATCGCTGCCAAAGAGCACCAGAATATCGGTGGCTCtgcaataaaacaaaatcaaatacgTCCGCTGCAATTGCAGGCAGCTGGGCGTGGCTATGCTAATTCGACTGCCACGCCAACGCCGCCCGCAAGTTCGCCAAGCAGAAGTTCCTTGGAGAGCAGTGACCTGAGCACCAGCACGAGCCCTTCGTGCGGCAACAAGGAGCTGATGCTGCTGCCCACATCCGTGATAAGGGATGACAGCGTGACCACGTATACGCTGACCTTGCCGCCTGCCCTGCCACCGCCGACGAGGAGAAAAATGAACCAGACCACCCAAGAGCTGGCGGAGTTGGCTGAAACCTTGGGATTCGCCAGCAATTTGCAGCACAGTCAGCATAACAGCCAGACGAACAGCCGAACGTTGCCCAGTTTCGGGAATGTCTATCGCCGACAGAGGCGGAAGCACTTCTTGCGGACACGATCTCCCACACTATCGCCCATCCACGAGTCCGGCCTGTCGAATCCAACCTCGCCCCAGCCCCTGaggcaccaccaccagaaTCTAGCCAACTCGAACTCCAATCCGGCCAAAGCCATGTCCTCGCCTACGCTTAATCGCAACTCAGGATCTGCGAACTCCTCGGCACTTCTAGTCCAGAATCTGTGCAGCTTGGCAGGGGAAACGCTGAGGAAGACCGCGTCCAACAGTTCCCTGCAGAGTCTCAGCTCCAATTCGAGCAGCACCTAG